In the Azospirillum humicireducens genome, CGCCGACGGCCGCGGCCATCCGGTGGATGCGGAGGAATTGCTGATGCGGCTCGACCGCGCCGGCATCGCCGTGTCGATGGGGGCGGCCTGCTCCTCCGGCGGCAACGAGCCGAGCCATGTGCTGACCGCCATGGGGCTGAGCGGCACCCAGGCCGCCGCCAGCCTGCGCTTTTCGCTGAGCCGCACCACCACCGCGGCGGAGGTGGATGCCGTCCTGTCGGAACTGCCGGCCCTCCATGCCCGGCTGGTCGCGGCTTGAGAAAAAGCATCAATGATAACAACAGGCTGGAGTGTCCGTGATGAAGGTGATGATCCGCAAGGCGTCCGAGCAATATACGATCTACGTCGCCAAGAAGGATCTGGAGGAACCCATCGTCGAGATGGAGAAGCCGGACCTGTGGGGCGGCTGGATCAAGGTCGCCAATGGCTGGACGCTCGACCTGCCGGAGATGCCGGCGGACACCCGCCTGCCGATCACCGTAGACGCCAAGAAACGCGGAACGGAGTGACGCCCATGACCCTGTCTCCCGAGCGCATCGACAGCATCGCCACGCTGGCCGGCCGGCTGTTCGCCGGTG is a window encoding:
- the nifT gene encoding putative nitrogen fixation protein NifT — encoded protein: MKVMIRKASEQYTIYVAKKDLEEPIVEMEKPDLWGGWIKVANGWTLDLPEMPADTRLPITVDAKKRGTE